The proteins below come from a single Ictalurus punctatus breed USDA103 chromosome 29, Coco_2.0, whole genome shotgun sequence genomic window:
- the LOC108260550 gene encoding macrophage mannose receptor 1, with the protein MSIMKWSIFLLLCFTGVPGNLQVVRHDYHLITTPATWTDAQTYCRNNYVDLATVQTDDDWERLNAEAERKGLTTNGWVGMYLNVVLWYWSYKNVLIDFSVTNWAPGQPDNAGGDQSCCAVDSNGYWLDYACTEVKPTICYDANVGGFVAVPLPTLSWYGGQTYCRTYHTDLASADTLTDINQIQQLTAQQGTSWFGLFRDVWMWSDGTIPMGLKWGPGLPNNIDHDDNCGSVNNSLLMDRQCDNLFNFFCHTPYTVRYQVLKLQIKGDKSVFDPAVQSAILQQIVQKLKEHDIWIDITVTWRVRQDGSIFQKKLSGGL; encoded by the exons ATGTCCATCATGAAGTGGAGTATTTTTCTGCTCCTGTGTTTCACTG GTGTCCCAGGCAACCTGCAAGTTGTCCGCCATGATTATCATCTGATCACAACACCAGCCACATGGACAGATGCACAAACTTACTGCAGGAACAACTATGTTGACTTGGCTACAGTGCAGACTGATGATGACTGGGAAAGGCTGAATGCTGAGGCAGAAAGAAAAGGCCTGACGACAAATGGCTGGGTCGGAATGTATCTCAATGTCGTACTCTGGTACTGGTCCTATAAAAACGTATTGATAGATTTCAGTGTAACCAATTGGGCTCCTGGACAGCCTGATAATGCTGGTGGAGATCAATCTTGTTGTGCAGTAGATTCAAATGGATACTGGCTGGATTATGCCTGCACAGAAGTGAAACCCACCATATGTTATGATG CCAACGTAGGAGGGTTTGTTGCTGTCCCTCTTCCCACACTGAGTTGGTATGGAGGTCAGACATACTGCCGCACATATCACACTGATTTGGCCAGTGCAGACACTTTAACAGATATCAACCAGATCCAGCAGTTGACGGCCCAACAGGGCACTTCTTGGTTCGGCCTATTTAGGGACGTTTGGATGTGGTCTGATGGGACCATTCCTATGGGACTCAAGTGGGGTCCTGGCCTCCCAAATAACATTGATCATGATGACAACTGTGGTTCGGTTAATAACAGCCTGTTAATGGATAGACAATGCGACAACCTATTCAATTTCTTCTGTCACACAC CATATACAGTGAGATATCAGGTACTGAAACTGCAGATTAAAGGAGACAAGAGTGTGTTTGATCCTGCTGTTCAGTCAGCCATTTTACAGCAG ATTGTGCAGAAACTGAAGGAACATGACATATGGATTGATATTACTGTGACCTGGAGAGTGAGGCAAGACGGAAGCATCTTTCAGAAGAAACTCAGCGGTGGCCTGTGA
- the LOC108260545 gene encoding macrophage mannose receptor 1, translating into MELNLLSLLCLIGFAPVALSIKLTAPLLVMEQVTWPVAQNYCRENYIDLFTITNADDQAKLIEEMNKKSVIGPAWIGLYIELDNWYWSSYNHLPLKNTNLSIWHSGQPDNAYGADVCVAMYAAGYWWSYPCYYVGPFICYDANNSYADRFVAYLLPRITWLDSQAYCRQHHTDLATVMTESDVSLLGQLLPPLNIISGWVGLTRNTWEWSDRSNASYLPWLSGQPDNLNTWENCATATAGLLSDEQCTNEYYFTCSAYRVRKQIVKLQVKLTQSMLDSTVQSSILEMLKQKLQENGMLMNTTVTWRVQPDGNIFYKKVNNNNNVQPLNACSLKG; encoded by the exons ATGGAGCTAAACCTTTTAAGTCTCCTTTGTCTGATTG GTTTTGCTCCAGTTGCGCTGTCCATCAAGCTAACTGCCCCTCTTCTCGTCATGGAACAAGTGACCTGGCCGGTGGCGCAGAATTACTGCCGGGAAAACTACATTGATCTGTTCACAATTACAAACGCAGATGACCAAGCAAAGCTAATTGAAGAAATGAATAAGAAGAGTGTGATAGGGCCTGCCTGGATAGGTCTGTACATTGAGCTGGACAACTGGTATTGGTCCTCCTATAATCACCTGCCACTGAAGAACACAAATCTAAGCATATGGCATTCAGGACAGCCTGATAATGCATATggagcagatgtgtgtgtggcgATGTATGCAGCTGGATACTGGTGGAGTTACCCCTGCTATTACGTTGGACCCTTTATATGTTATGATG CTAACAACAGTTATGCTGACAGGTTTGTTGCCTACCTTTTACCTCGAATAACCTGGCTTGATTCTCAGGCATACTGCCGACAACATCATACAGATTTAGCCACTGTGATGACTGAGTCAGATGTCAGCCTGTTAGGACAGCTCTTACCACCCTTAAATATTATTAGTGGTTGGGTTGGTCTGACCAGGAACACTTGGGAGTGGTCAGACAGGTCCAATGCATCATACCTCCCATGGTTAAGTGGACAACCAGATAATTTGAATACCTGGGAGAACTGTGCGACTGCGACAGCTGGACTGCTGAGTGATGAGCAATGCACCAACGAATACTATTTCACTTGTTCTGCct ATCGAGTAAGGAAACAAATAGTGAAACTACAAGTGAAGTTAACTCAGAGTATGCTTGACTCTACTGTACAGTCATCTATTTTAGAGATG CTCAAGCAGAAACTGCAGGAAAACGGCATGTTGATGAACACCACAGTAACATGGAGGGTGCAGCCAGATGGAAACATCTTTTACAAgaaagtaaacaacaacaacaacgtacAACCTCTAAATGCTTGTAGTCTGAAAGGTTAA